Proteins encoded by one window of Halomonas sp. Bachu 37:
- the nfo gene encoding deoxyribonuclease IV, which yields MKYVGAHVSAAGGPDQAVARAVEIGANAFALFTKNQRQWKAKPLTDEAIAAFRTACDEHGFGPQQILPHDSYLINLGHPDAEGLAKSRAAFLDEFQRCEQLGLTLLNFHPGSHLKKISESECLTRIADSINEVLSQTRGVTAVIENTAGQGTNLGWRFEHLAEIIEQVEDRSRVGVCIDTCHAFAAGYDLRTAEATHTTLDEFGAVVGFDYLRGMHLNDAKSEFASRVDRHHSLGKGNIGAAAFTTIMRDSRIDGIPLILETVEPDIWHEEIAWLREQQEA from the coding sequence ATGAAATATGTGGGCGCTCATGTCAGTGCCGCTGGCGGTCCGGATCAAGCCGTTGCTCGCGCCGTGGAAATCGGCGCCAACGCTTTCGCGCTGTTCACCAAGAACCAGCGACAATGGAAAGCCAAGCCCCTGACCGACGAGGCCATCGCGGCCTTTCGCACGGCATGCGACGAACACGGCTTCGGGCCGCAGCAGATCCTTCCCCACGACAGCTATCTGATCAATCTTGGCCACCCGGATGCGGAAGGCCTGGCCAAGTCCCGCGCTGCGTTCCTGGATGAATTCCAGCGCTGCGAACAGCTTGGCCTCACCCTGCTCAACTTCCACCCCGGCAGTCATCTGAAGAAGATCAGCGAAAGCGAGTGCCTGACCCGGATTGCCGACTCCATCAACGAGGTGCTGAGCCAGACCCGGGGCGTCACGGCAGTGATCGAAAACACCGCCGGCCAGGGCACCAATCTGGGTTGGCGCTTCGAGCACCTGGCCGAGATCATCGAGCAGGTGGAAGATAGATCCCGCGTGGGAGTGTGCATCGATACCTGCCACGCCTTTGCCGCGGGCTACGACCTGCGCACCGCCGAGGCGACCCATACCACCTTGGATGAGTTTGGCGCCGTGGTGGGATTCGATTACCTGCGCGGCATGCACCTCAACGATGCCAAGAGCGAATTCGCCAGCCGGGTCGACCGACACCACAGCCTGGGCAAGGGAAATATCGGTGCAGCCGCCTTCACCACCATCATGCGCGACTCGCGCATCGACGGCATTCCGCTGATACTGGAAACCGTCGAGCCCGACATATGGCACGAGGAGATCGCCTGGTTACGCGAGCAGCAAGAAGCGTGA
- a CDS encoding multidrug ABC transporter permease/ATP-binding protein, whose product MELLRVVFRHYRWPFLGAMGLSLASAGLGVGVIAFINQRMIEGGSPLSALPQFLGLLVLLLAVTLGTQLALTLLGHHFVYDLRARLVKRILDTDIERLERVGSATLLASLSSDVRNITIAFVRLPELVQGVVLTLASVAYLAWLAPAMLAVTALWIIFTMVVGWVLVSRVYHHFNLVRESEDGLYRDFQAAIEGRKELALNRDRARRFFHEQFEADAGVYRHHIIRADTYHLSANNWANIMMLGAIGVAFFLANGLGWASASVAATFALTLLFLRTPLIQAVGAWPTLISAQVAFDKLASLELAAYQPGFGVDDTLEGWQRLELEDIAYHYPAGAQGEGFQVGPINLTLERGEQVFLIGGNGSGKSTLARLLSGLYRPQSGQIKVDGKVLTDAQWDAFRARFSSVFTDFHQFDQAMGPQGEAADPTLVADWLSRLQMQKKLQWQDDRVTNTQLSQGQRKRLALLLAIAEERDILLLDEWAADQDPQFRRLFYRELLPRLRGMGKTVFAISHDDSYFVHADRLLEMSSGQLRELSGEQRQLASQDAVAQINS is encoded by the coding sequence ATGGAACTGCTGCGCGTCGTGTTTCGTCATTATCGTTGGCCTTTCCTGGGGGCGATGGGCTTGAGCCTGGCAAGTGCGGGCCTCGGGGTGGGCGTTATCGCCTTCATCAATCAGCGAATGATCGAAGGGGGAAGCCCGCTCTCGGCGTTGCCCCAGTTTCTCGGGCTGCTGGTGCTGTTGCTGGCGGTAACGCTGGGCACCCAGCTGGCTCTCACCCTGCTCGGCCACCATTTTGTCTATGACCTGCGTGCGCGGTTGGTCAAGCGCATACTGGATACCGATATCGAGCGACTGGAGCGGGTGGGTAGCGCCACCTTGCTGGCCAGCCTGTCAAGCGACGTCCGCAATATCACCATCGCCTTCGTGCGCTTGCCCGAACTGGTGCAGGGGGTGGTGCTTACCCTGGCCTCGGTAGCGTATCTGGCGTGGTTGGCCCCCGCCATGCTGGCGGTCACGGCGCTCTGGATCATCTTTACCATGGTGGTGGGCTGGGTGCTGGTGTCGCGGGTCTACCACCACTTTAACCTGGTGCGCGAAAGCGAGGATGGCTTGTATCGCGATTTCCAGGCGGCCATCGAGGGGCGCAAGGAGCTGGCGCTCAACCGCGACCGCGCACGGCGTTTCTTTCATGAGCAGTTCGAGGCCGATGCGGGGGTCTATCGCCATCACATCATTCGTGCCGATACCTATCATCTAAGTGCCAACAACTGGGCCAACATCATGATGCTGGGTGCTATCGGGGTGGCGTTCTTTCTGGCCAACGGCCTGGGCTGGGCCAGCGCTTCCGTGGCGGCGACCTTTGCCTTGACCTTGTTGTTCCTGCGCACGCCATTGATCCAGGCGGTGGGCGCCTGGCCGACACTAATCAGCGCTCAGGTGGCGTTTGACAAGCTGGCCAGTCTCGAGCTGGCGGCGTACCAGCCTGGCTTCGGCGTGGATGACACGCTAGAAGGGTGGCAGCGCCTGGAGCTCGAAGACATCGCCTATCACTATCCCGCCGGTGCCCAGGGGGAGGGGTTTCAGGTCGGGCCTATCAACCTCACCCTGGAGCGTGGCGAGCAGGTCTTTCTGATCGGCGGTAACGGTAGCGGTAAATCGACGCTGGCGCGGCTGCTGTCGGGCTTGTACCGCCCGCAGAGCGGGCAAATCAAGGTCGATGGCAAGGTATTGACCGATGCCCAGTGGGACGCATTCAGAGCGCGTTTCTCCTCTGTGTTCACCGATTTTCACCAGTTCGATCAAGCCATGGGGCCGCAGGGAGAGGCGGCGGACCCGACACTGGTGGCGGACTGGCTTTCCCGCCTGCAAATGCAGAAGAAGCTGCAGTGGCAGGATGATCGGGTAACCAATACGCAGCTGTCGCAAGGGCAGCGCAAGCGCCTGGCGCTGCTGCTGGCGATTGCCGAAGAGCGGGATATCCTGCTGCTGGATGAGTGGGCGGCGGACCAGGACCCGCAGTTCCGGCGGCTGTTCTACCGCGAGCTTCTCCCGCGCTTGCGGGGGATGGGCAAGACCGTGTTTGCCATCAGCCACGACGACAGTTATTTCGTCCACGCCGACCGGCTGCTGGAGATGTCCAGCGGGCAACTGAGAGAGTTGTCCGGCGAGCAGCGGCAGCTGGCCAGCCAAGACGCGGTGGCCCAGATCAACTCTTGA
- a CDS encoding siderophore-interacting protein has protein sequence MAARQNYRIFDITLSRRTRISASLVRFTFSGPEVEQMATYAPDQRVKLFFPEGPDSLDALFEIAKHNEYDWYGAYRALPETLRPPMRTYTIRELRAECAEVDVEFVLHGDSGPASRWAMHAQPGDRLAMTAPAANVEGAKLGYEWKPPRNVRRILVIADETALPAAAGILESLDDLPCKPKVEALIEVPRSDDTQPLSQAGKLRWLARDTESDCHHGELLMRALRDIDLHREIRVLGGRPSTSTGDEDNEESETTFWEPATADDSAPFYAWIAAETKVAMQLRRYLLNECGLPKQYVTSMGYWRLGKPSS, from the coding sequence ATGGCCGCACGGCAGAATTACCGCATTTTCGACATCACGCTTTCACGGCGCACGCGGATCAGCGCATCGCTGGTTCGGTTCACCTTTAGCGGCCCGGAAGTCGAGCAGATGGCGACCTATGCCCCCGATCAGCGCGTCAAGCTGTTCTTCCCCGAGGGGCCAGACAGTCTCGACGCTCTGTTCGAGATCGCCAAGCATAATGAATATGACTGGTATGGCGCCTATCGCGCCCTGCCTGAGACCCTGCGCCCGCCGATGCGTACCTACACCATCCGCGAACTGCGCGCTGAGTGCGCCGAGGTCGATGTCGAATTCGTGCTCCATGGCGATAGTGGCCCCGCGTCGCGCTGGGCGATGCATGCCCAACCGGGAGATCGCCTCGCCATGACGGCCCCCGCCGCTAATGTCGAAGGTGCAAAACTTGGCTATGAATGGAAGCCGCCCAGGAACGTGCGCCGTATTCTCGTCATCGCCGATGAAACCGCCCTGCCGGCAGCGGCGGGAATTCTCGAGAGCCTCGACGACCTGCCTTGCAAACCCAAGGTCGAGGCATTGATCGAAGTCCCCCGCAGCGATGACACCCAACCCCTGTCTCAGGCCGGCAAGTTGCGCTGGCTCGCCCGGGATACCGAGTCAGACTGCCACCATGGCGAATTGTTGATGCGAGCGCTGCGCGATATCGACTTGCACCGGGAAATTCGCGTATTGGGTGGTCGACCCTCGACCAGCACCGGCGATGAAGATAATGAGGAGAGTGAAACAACGTTTTGGGAGCCCGCCACCGCAGACGACAGCGCTCCCTTCTACGCCTGGATTGCCGCCGAAACCAAGGTGGCCATGCAGCTGCGCCGCTACCTGCTCAACGAGTGCGGCCTGCCCAAACAGTACGTTACCAGCATGGGCTATTGGCGCCTGGGCAAGCCCAGCAGTTGA
- a CDS encoding ATP-binding cassette domain-containing protein codes for MFEVKGATFEINGKPILKPIEHTFLEGKVYGLIGHNGSGKSTLIKLMAQQQPVSQGVIHFDQRPLNEWGYREFARQVAYLPQHLPSAENLTGRELVGFGRYPWHGLLGRHTQKDKNAVERAIALTHTEAFADRLVDTLSGGERQRVWLAMLLAQGSRFLLLDEPLAALDIAHQMEVLALIRKLCDELNLGVIIVLHDINMASRYCDELMALRHGRLLAHGKPHDMMRDSTLEAIYGLPMQVMKHPNGDHRIAVAQ; via the coding sequence ATGTTCGAGGTCAAGGGCGCTACCTTTGAGATCAATGGCAAGCCGATCCTGAAGCCCATTGAGCACACTTTCCTGGAAGGCAAGGTATACGGTCTGATCGGCCATAACGGCTCGGGCAAATCGACCTTGATCAAACTCATGGCACAGCAACAGCCGGTAAGCCAAGGCGTTATTCACTTCGACCAGCGCCCGCTGAACGAGTGGGGCTACCGCGAGTTCGCTCGTCAGGTGGCTTACCTTCCCCAGCACCTGCCCAGCGCCGAGAACCTGACCGGGCGCGAACTGGTGGGCTTCGGCCGCTACCCATGGCACGGCCTGCTCGGGCGCCACACGCAGAAAGACAAGAACGCCGTGGAGCGCGCCATTGCGTTGACGCATACCGAAGCGTTTGCCGACCGCCTGGTCGATACCCTCTCCGGCGGCGAGCGCCAGCGGGTCTGGCTCGCCATGCTGCTGGCCCAGGGCAGCCGTTTCCTGCTATTGGACGAGCCGCTGGCAGCGCTGGATATCGCCCATCAGATGGAAGTACTGGCGCTGATTCGCAAGCTCTGCGACGAGCTGAATCTCGGGGTCATTATCGTGCTGCACGATATCAACATGGCGTCGCGTTACTGCGACGAACTGATGGCGCTGCGCCATGGCCGTCTGCTCGCCCACGGCAAGCCTCATGACATGATGCGCGACAGCACGTTGGAAGCGATCTACGGTCTGCCCATGCAGGTCATGAAGCATCCCAACGGAGACCATCGGATCGCGGTAGCCCAATAG
- the fhuB gene encoding Fe(3+)-hydroxamate ABC transporter permease FhuB, translated as MLSAATLARAVRGVSPAKACLLLSLPLVVLFWLGLHDQGGLALGVQALVAPSFEDVDELLLHYAWWPRLSVALLAGAGLGLAGVLMQQVLRNPLASPTTLGVASGANLALMTATLLAPGLLSVGREWVALVGGGVAVGLVFVLSWRRGLAPMVVVLAGLVVNLYLGALGTALLLFNHEALSGLLIWGAGSLAQNGWDGVAVLWPRLAIGCVAAWFLLRPLAVLELDDASARSLGVSLGHLRFAGMGLAVFITGSIVSVVGIIGFIGLAAPNIVRMAGARRLGPRLLWSTLLGAVLLATTDLLLQQFSGMAATLIPTGAVTGALGAPLLMWLIPRLKLQGDRPPQGAGVFAHRHPAPSRLAIGLLLALLGATVLGLLFGQGIDGWYWLSPTDWSVMQWRLPRVMAAAASGLMLAIAGTILQRLSANPMASPEVLGISGGCAIALILGIFLLPAPSNTMLIGVGTLGAFATLLILIGINRKSGFLPERLLLTGVAISALFDAVRSVLLAGGDPRGQQVIAWLAGSTYYVNIPNALVVGGIAAVLAVVTLPFSRWLDILPLGAPTARALGVTLNHARLALLLLVALLTACATLVVGPLSFVGLLAPHMARLVGFSRAGWHLLGAALIGMLLMVLADWVGRQLIFPYEIPAGLVASLIGGAYFMWGLRRL; from the coding sequence ATGCTAAGCGCTGCAACACTGGCCCGGGCGGTGCGCGGAGTATCGCCCGCAAAAGCCTGCCTGCTTCTTAGCCTGCCGCTGGTGGTGCTGTTCTGGCTGGGCCTGCACGACCAGGGCGGCCTTGCGCTGGGGGTGCAGGCGTTGGTGGCACCTTCGTTTGAAGATGTCGATGAGCTGCTGCTGCACTACGCCTGGTGGCCGCGGCTTTCGGTTGCCTTGCTGGCGGGCGCCGGCCTGGGGCTTGCCGGGGTATTGATGCAGCAAGTGCTGCGCAACCCCTTGGCATCGCCCACCACACTGGGCGTGGCATCCGGGGCCAACCTGGCCTTGATGACGGCGACCCTGCTGGCACCGGGGCTGCTGTCGGTAGGGCGTGAATGGGTCGCCCTGGTTGGCGGCGGGGTGGCGGTCGGCCTGGTTTTCGTACTCTCCTGGCGACGTGGACTGGCCCCCATGGTGGTGGTGCTGGCGGGGCTGGTGGTGAACCTGTATCTCGGCGCGCTTGGCACGGCGCTGCTGTTGTTCAACCACGAGGCCCTTTCGGGGCTGCTGATCTGGGGGGCGGGATCGCTGGCGCAAAACGGCTGGGACGGGGTCGCGGTGCTCTGGCCACGGCTGGCCATCGGTTGTGTCGCCGCGTGGTTTCTGCTTCGGCCCCTGGCGGTGCTGGAACTGGACGACGCCAGCGCCAGGAGCCTCGGGGTTTCCCTTGGCCATCTGCGTTTCGCGGGCATGGGGCTTGCCGTATTCATTACCGGCAGCATCGTCAGCGTGGTGGGTATCATCGGTTTCATCGGCCTGGCGGCACCCAATATCGTACGCATGGCCGGTGCGCGGCGGCTGGGGCCGCGCTTGCTCTGGTCGACGCTGCTGGGTGCCGTACTGTTGGCCACCACCGATCTATTGTTGCAGCAGTTTTCCGGCATGGCGGCCACGCTGATTCCCACCGGAGCGGTCACCGGAGCACTCGGGGCGCCACTTTTGATGTGGCTGATTCCTCGCCTGAAACTGCAGGGAGACCGGCCACCGCAAGGGGCGGGAGTCTTCGCTCATCGCCATCCTGCACCGTCACGCCTGGCCATCGGTTTACTTCTCGCGCTGTTAGGCGCCACGGTACTTGGCCTGCTGTTCGGGCAGGGCATCGATGGTTGGTACTGGCTGTCGCCAACGGACTGGAGCGTGATGCAGTGGCGTCTTCCCCGAGTGATGGCAGCGGCTGCCAGTGGGTTGATGCTGGCCATTGCAGGGACGATTCTGCAGCGCCTTTCGGCCAACCCCATGGCCAGCCCCGAAGTGTTGGGTATCAGCGGTGGCTGCGCCATTGCGCTGATACTGGGCATTTTCCTGCTGCCCGCGCCCTCCAACACGATGCTGATTGGCGTGGGAACCCTGGGGGCGTTCGCGACACTATTGATCCTCATCGGGATCAACCGCAAGAGTGGTTTTCTGCCTGAGCGTCTGCTGCTCACCGGGGTGGCGATCAGTGCGCTGTTCGATGCCGTGCGCAGTGTATTGTTGGCGGGCGGCGACCCGCGCGGTCAGCAGGTGATCGCCTGGCTGGCGGGTTCCACCTATTACGTGAATATCCCTAACGCGCTGGTGGTGGGCGGGATTGCCGCCGTGTTGGCGGTGGTAACGCTGCCCTTCAGCCGCTGGCTGGATATCCTGCCCTTGGGTGCGCCGACCGCACGGGCGCTGGGGGTGACACTCAATCATGCCCGGCTGGCGTTGCTGTTGCTGGTGGCGCTGCTCACGGCCTGTGCCACCCTGGTGGTGGGGCCGCTTTCGTTTGTCGGCCTGTTGGCGCCGCACATGGCGCGTCTGGTGGGTTTTTCGCGAGCGGGGTGGCATCTGCTGGGAGCGGCTTTGATCGGCATGCTGCTGATGGTGCTGGCCGACTGGGTGGGGCGCCAATTGATCTTCCCCTACGAGATTCCGGCAGGTCTGGTCGCCTCGTTGATCGGCGGTGCCTATTTCATGTGGGGCCTACGCCGACTGTGA
- a CDS encoding metallophosphoesterase family protein, translating into MRLRVLSDLHLEYFDQGREIPEAEVDAVVLAGDIHRAAEGMAWARKNFADTPILYVPGNHEFYDSCMPLRREELAREAALHGITLLDNSATTLGGVRFLGTTLWTDFNLYRDDPAHDAASTEARALRYMPDFRIVESSPGVTFTPQVSCQVHQQALDWLTQMLEQPFAGPTVVITHHAPLAECIPEQYQGDPLSPAFASHLPQLMGQMSLWIHGHVHEPVDMERSGTRILANPGGYPEEFEPALFEPCLVVEV; encoded by the coding sequence ATGCGGCTAAGGGTGCTTTCCGACCTCCATCTGGAATATTTCGACCAAGGGCGTGAGATACCGGAAGCAGAGGTCGATGCAGTGGTGCTAGCGGGCGATATCCATCGTGCCGCCGAAGGCATGGCGTGGGCGCGGAAGAACTTTGCCGATACCCCGATTCTCTACGTTCCCGGTAACCATGAATTCTACGACTCTTGCATGCCGCTCAGGCGTGAGGAATTGGCCAGGGAGGCGGCCCTTCACGGCATAACCCTGCTGGATAACAGTGCGACTACGCTGGGTGGCGTGCGTTTTCTCGGCACGACGTTATGGACCGACTTCAATCTCTACCGCGATGATCCTGCCCATGACGCCGCCTCAACGGAAGCGAGGGCACTGCGCTACATGCCCGATTTTCGTATCGTCGAGTCATCACCGGGCGTGACATTCACACCGCAAGTGAGTTGCCAAGTGCATCAACAGGCCCTGGATTGGCTTACCCAAATGCTGGAACAGCCATTCGCGGGCCCAACCGTTGTGATCACGCACCACGCGCCATTGGCGGAATGTATACCCGAACAATATCAGGGAGATCCGCTTTCACCTGCCTTTGCTTCGCATCTACCACAGTTGATGGGCCAGATGTCGCTATGGATACACGGTCATGTACACGAGCCGGTAGACATGGAACGAAGCGGCACCCGTATCCTGGCAAACCCTGGTGGCTACCCCGAGGAGTTCGAGCCAGCACTGTTCGAGCCTTGTTTGGTGGTGGAAGTGTAG
- a CDS encoding DUF421 domain-containing protein yields MEKIFFDGWEPVLRTAIIGVMAYVSLVFVLRISGKRTLSKMNAFDLVVTVALGSTLATILLSKDVSLVQGVLALSLLIGMQYVVTWTSVRIRWVRQLVTGEPALVLYQGSLLPQALKSARVTEDEVRAAARSSGFARLEELEAVVLETDGSFSVVPSNEAPTTGSALEGLYPAGSPESRLGSSSKS; encoded by the coding sequence ATGGAAAAGATATTTTTCGATGGCTGGGAGCCGGTGTTACGTACCGCCATCATCGGCGTGATGGCGTATGTCTCGCTGGTTTTCGTGTTACGCATCTCGGGCAAACGCACCCTGTCGAAGATGAACGCCTTCGACCTGGTGGTTACCGTGGCACTGGGGTCCACGCTCGCTACCATCCTGCTCAGCAAGGACGTCTCGCTGGTTCAGGGTGTGCTGGCACTGAGCCTGTTGATCGGTATGCAATACGTTGTCACCTGGACAAGCGTACGTATTCGGTGGGTAAGGCAGCTGGTTACGGGGGAGCCGGCGCTGGTGCTTTATCAGGGCTCACTATTGCCCCAGGCGTTGAAAAGCGCCCGCGTCACCGAAGACGAAGTGCGCGCCGCGGCACGATCCTCGGGCTTTGCCCGGCTGGAGGAACTGGAAGCGGTAGTGCTTGAAACCGATGGCTCGTTCAGCGTGGTCCCCTCCAACGAGGCGCCCACCACGGGCTCGGCGCTTGAAGGACTTTATCCCGCCGGTTCGCCTGAATCGCGTCTCGGGTCATCGTCGAAATCCTGA